A window from Alkalicoccobacillus plakortidis encodes these proteins:
- a CDS encoding histidine--tRNA ligase produces MKKMSYQNVKGTQDFMPEEQIIRRKIQRVLEGTFTEYGCKPLETPILNYTSLMASKYAGGAEILNEKYTLTDRGERDLALRYDLTIPFAKVIAINPTIGLPFKRYEIGKVFRDGPIKKGRLREFTQCDVDIVGVKTQMAEAELMMMAVDAFKKLGLDVVIQYNNRKLLVGMLEVFEVPEDLMNKVILTIDKLEKVGVDAIRGELQEIGVPSIEQIVSFLEAYSRAFFERYATQNNNIKQGLAEIEELQTYLEYLGLNDQCLFNPLLARGLEIYTGTIYEMFLNDSSIKSSIGSGGRYDNAIGGLVGSGESIATVGISFGLDVISVAMQDLLEGSAELDYYIIPLKTEKESLKLARNLRQQGYRVECELGGKKLGKALDKANKQKVRSVVIVGQDEIERNQYKVKDMDTGEERTVGYQFN; encoded by the coding sequence ATGAAGAAAATGAGTTATCAAAACGTCAAAGGAACACAGGATTTTATGCCGGAGGAGCAGATCATTAGAAGGAAGATTCAACGTGTATTGGAAGGAACATTTACAGAGTACGGCTGTAAACCACTAGAGACACCAATTCTAAATTACACCTCTCTCATGGCCTCAAAATATGCAGGAGGCGCAGAGATTCTAAATGAAAAGTACACGCTGACGGACAGGGGAGAGCGGGATCTAGCTTTGCGGTATGACTTAACGATTCCTTTTGCAAAAGTCATAGCTATAAACCCAACCATTGGACTTCCATTCAAACGCTATGAGATCGGCAAGGTCTTTCGAGACGGTCCAATTAAAAAAGGCAGACTACGAGAATTCACCCAATGTGACGTCGACATTGTGGGAGTGAAGACGCAAATGGCCGAAGCGGAGCTAATGATGATGGCGGTCGATGCCTTTAAGAAGTTGGGTTTGGATGTTGTGATTCAATATAACAATCGCAAGCTCCTGGTAGGCATGCTTGAAGTGTTTGAAGTGCCAGAAGACTTGATGAATAAGGTGATTCTAACGATTGATAAGTTGGAAAAGGTAGGGGTGGACGCTATACGTGGGGAGCTTCAGGAGATAGGAGTTCCTTCAATAGAACAAATTGTGAGCTTTCTAGAAGCGTATAGTAGGGCATTTTTCGAAAGATACGCTACTCAGAATAACAATATCAAACAAGGTCTAGCTGAAATAGAGGAGTTGCAAACCTATCTTGAATACTTAGGTCTGAATGATCAATGTCTTTTCAATCCATTGCTTGCTCGAGGTTTGGAAATATACACAGGTACGATCTATGAAATGTTTCTAAATGACAGCTCTATCAAATCAAGTATTGGAAGTGGCGGACGATATGACAATGCGATAGGAGGACTGGTAGGATCGGGTGAAAGCATTGCAACCGTCGGAATTTCATTTGGACTCGATGTCATTTCAGTCGCTATGCAGGACCTATTAGAAGGATCAGCTGAACTAGATTACTACATTATCCCATTAAAGACTGAGAAAGAATCACTGAAGCTAGCAAGAAATCTAAGACAACAAGGCTATCGAGTCGAGTGCGAACTAGGTGGCAAAAAATTAGGCAAAGCACTAGATAAAGCGAATAAACAGAAGGTGCGATCTGTGGTCATTGTGGGGCAGGATGAGATAGAGAGGAACCAATACAAAGTGAAGGACATGGATACTGGCGAGGAGAGGACAGTGGGTTATCAATTTAATTGA